The Candida orthopsilosis Co 90-125, chromosome 7 draft sequence genome has a window encoding:
- a CDS encoding Aro2 chorismate synthase, with product MSSFGTLFKVTTYGESHCKSVGCIVDGCPPGLKLAEDDIQPQLTRRRPGQSKLSTPRNEADAVEIQSGTENGVTLGSPIGMIVRNKDHRPGDYSETDLYPRPSHADYTYIQKYGLKSGSGGGRSSARETIGRVAAGAIAEKILHEVNNVEIVAFVSSIGEVSMDRNAQDPTFQNILNTITREQVDDVGPVRCPDDGVRDEMVKVIEKYRDAKDSIGGVVTCVIRNCPIGLGEPCFDKLEAKLAHAMLSLPATKGFEIGSGFLGTQIPGSKHNDPFIHDEKNNRLRTKTNNSGGIQGGISNGENIYFSVAFKSAATISQEQETATYDGKHGVLAARGRHDPSVTPRAVPIVEAMAALVLCDEFMIQQARSATAGLLKK from the coding sequence ATGTCTTCTTTTGGTACATTATTCAAAGTCACAACCTATGGTGAATCACACTGTAAATCAGTTGGTTGTATAGTTGATGGATGTCCACCAGGTTTAAAATTAGCTGAAGATGATATTCAACCACAATTGACGAGAAGAAGACCCGGACAAAGCAAATTGTCTACTCCAAGAAATGAAGCTGATGCAGTTGAAATACAAAGTGGGACTGAAAACGGTGTCACTTTAGGTAGTCCCATTGGTATGATTGTTCGTAACAAAGATCATCGTCCTGGCGATTATAGTGAAACTGATTTATACCCAAGACCAAGTCATGCTGATTACACATATATACAGAAATATGGATTAAAATCAGGATCAGGTGGAGGAAGATCATCAGCTAGAGAAACTATCGGAAGAGTAGCTGCTGGTGCCATTGCCGAAAAGATTTTACATGAGGtaaacaatgttgaaattgttgcctttgtttcatcaattggtgAAGTCAGCATGGATAGAAATGCTCAAGATCcaactttccaaaatatcTTAAACACAATCACTAGAgaacaagttgatgatgttggtCCAGTAAGATGTCCTGATGATGGAGTACGAGATGAAATGGTTaaagttattgaaaaataccGTGATGCCAAAGACTCCATTGGTGGTGTTGTCACTTGTGTCATTCGTAATTGTCCAATTGGTTTAGGTGAACcatgttttgataaattagaAGCTAAATTAGCTCATGCCATGTTAAGTTTACCAGCTACaaaaggatttgaaattgggtCTGGGTTCTTAGGTACACAAATCCCTGGATCAAAACATAATGATCCATTTATTcatgatgaaaaaaataatcGATTAAGAACCAAGACCAACAACTCTGGTGGTATTCAAGGTGGTATTTCTAATGGTGAAAATATTTATTTCTCAGTAGCTTTCAAATCAGCAGCTACAATTAGTcaagaacaagaaacaGCTACTTATGATGGTAAACATGGTGTTTTGGCAGCTAGAGGAAGACATGATCCTAGTGTTACTCCAAGAGCTGTTCCTATTGTTGAAGCAATGGCTGCGCTTGTGTTGTGTGATGAATTTATGATTCAACAAGCAAGAAGCGCAACTGCTGggttattgaagaagtaA
- a CDS encoding Emp24 COPII-coated vesicle component, whose amino-acid sequence MKLLLSILIFVSSILAHNVLLQPYGKQCFFENLKANDELALSFQVGSRNPSNPEQHVVDFYITSPKGNTLVKRTNIAHGDESVKAVQSGKYQYCFSNEHSGRSDIDVSFNIHGVVYVDANDPKADTLDYAIQRLSVLTDEVKAEQGYLVIRERTHRNTAESTNSRVKWWSVFQIFVVAANSLFQIYYLRRFFEVKSVV is encoded by the coding sequence ATGAAGTTGCTTTTATCAATTCTTATATttgtttcatcaatcttgGCTCACAATGTCCTCTTACAACCATACGGCAAACAATGCTTTTTCGAAAACTTGAAAGCAAATGACGAATTAGCCCTTTCATTCCAAGTTGGATCTCGTAACCCATCAAACCCAGAGCAACACGTTGTTGACTTCTACATTACTTCACCAAAGGGTAACACTCTTGTCAAACGTACAAATATTGCTCACGGTGACGAATCAGTTAAGGCTGTGCAACTGGGCAAATACCAATATTGTTTCTCCAATGAACATTCAGGAAGATCAGATATTGATGTAAGTTTTAACATCCATGGGGTTGTTTATGTTGATGCTAATGACCCTAAGGCTGATACGTTGGATTATGCTATTCAAAGATTAAGCGTTTTAACTGATGAAGTTAAGGCTGAACAAGGGTATTTGGTGATTAGAGAAAGAACTCATAGAAACACTGCTGAATCTACCAATTCTAGAGTTAAATGGTGGTCggttttccaaatttttgttgttgctgctaattcactttttcaaatttattacTTGAGAAGATTCTTTGAAGTGAAATCTGTTGTATGA